AAACCGGCGGCAGTTGAGAGGGCGGCTGCTAAACCGCCAGCAGCGACTAAACCGACAATCCAGTTCGGGAGTTTCGCGATCTCAGGATTTGCCAGAACCATGATGTCTCGATCAATTGTCAATTCATTCTGGATGTCCGAGTTTGGACCGCGGTACTGAATAGCGCCATCACCATTCAGATCGTCGAACTTAATGAGGCCTGTCGCCTCCCAATTTTTAAACCAGTCTGGGGCATCCATATATTTCACATCTGTCAATTCACCGTTCTCTTCATAACTGACAGTGTTAAGCAAGTTTGTGCGGGCAAATATAGCCACTGCTGGTGCAGTTGTGTAGAGAAGCGCGATGAATAGCAGTGCCCACCCCGCAGAGACCCGTGCATCGGCGGCTTTGCGTACAGTGTAGAATCGGATAATCACGTGCGGCAACCCTGCGGTTCCTAACATCAACGCCGCTGTGATAAAAAAGACATCGATCGTGGCTTTATTTCCATCCGTATAGAGGTTAAACCCCAACTGCTCGTTCAGCCCGTTGAGCCGATCGAGGAGATAGAGTCCCGAACCATCTGTCACCTTTCCCATCAGTCCCATCTGAGGGATAGCATTGCCTGTAATCAAGATAGAGATGAAAATCGCAGGCACGAGATACGCAAAGATCAGCACACAATATTGTGCGACCTGCGTATAAGTAATGCCTTTCATCCCGCCAAGGACGGCGTAGAAGAACACAATCCCCATACCGATGAGCACACCTGTTTCAACATTGACACTCAGGAATCGAGAAAAGACGATGCCAACGCCACGCATTTGCCCTGCGACATAAGTAAACGAGACAAAAATTGCACACACCACGGCGACAATCCGAGCCAGTTGTGAGTAATATCGGTCGCCTACGAAATCAGGGACGGTATACTTACCGAATTTACGGAGGTAGGGTGCCAAGAGTAAAGCGAGCAGGACGTACCCGCCTGTCCATCCGAGTAGATAAACAGATCCATCGCGTCCCATGAACGAGATCATCCCTGCCATTGCAATAAAGGAAGCCGCGCTCATCCAATCCGCCGCCGTTGCCATGCCGTTTACAACGGGATGCACGTTGCTCCCAGCGACATAGAAATCGCCAGTCGAGCGCGCTTTGGACCAGAGGGCGACACCGATATACAACGCGAAGGAGAGTGCCACCATGATGAAAGTCCACGCTTGTACGTTCATGTATGTTCTGTGTCCTCCTTATCTTCACTCTGACTATATTTCCTTTCTAAACGATTCATCAGCCATGCGTAAACGAATATAAGTTCAACGAAAATCC
This genomic stretch from Candidatus Poribacteria bacterium harbors:
- a CDS encoding cation acetate symporter → MNVQAWTFIMVALSFALYIGVALWSKARSTGDFYVAGSNVHPVVNGMATAADWMSAASFIAMAGMISFMGRDGSVYLLGWTGGYVLLALLLAPYLRKFGKYTVPDFVGDRYYSQLARIVAVVCAIFVSFTYVAGQMRGVGIVFSRFLSVNVETGVLIGMGIVFFYAVLGGMKGITYTQVAQYCVLIFAYLVPAIFISILITGNAIPQMGLMGKVTDGSGLYLLDRLNGLNEQLGFNLYTDGNKATIDVFFITAALMLGTAGLPHVIIRFYTVRKAADARVSAGWALLFIALLYTTAPAVAIFARTNLLNTVSYEENGELTDVKYMDAPDWFKNWEATGLIKFDDLNGDGAIQYRGPNSDIQNELTIDRDIMVLANPEIAKLPNWIVGLVAAGGLAAALSTAAGLLLVISTAVAHDLLKGAIVPTLQEKQELTAARIAAGVAVCIAGYFGINPPGFVAQVVAFAFGLAASSFFPAIVMGIFSKRMNKAGAVSGMIVGITFTAAYIIYFKFVNPELNTSEHWLWGISPEGIGTLGMVLNFIVSIAVAALTPPPPADVQALVDDIRVP